Within the Leptotrichia sp. oral taxon 498 genome, the region AATTGATAAATGGGCAATGCACAAATTGGAAGAATTGAAAGAAAAAACAACTGAATACTACGATAAATATGAATTTTATAATTTATTCCAAGAAATTACATATTTCTGCTCAATTGAAATGTCATCGTTTTATCTTGACATAGTAAAAGATAGACTTTACTGCGAAGCGCCAAAATCACTTACAAGAAGAAGTGCTCAAACTGTGTTGACAGAAGTGTTAAAAGTGTTGGTAAGAATTATTTCGCCAGTGTTGTCATTTACAGCTGAAGAAATTTGGGAAAGAATTCCTGCATCATTGAAAGATGAAGAAAGTGTACATTTATCATCTTGGATTGAACCAAATCCAGCTTACAAAAATGAAGAACTATCAAAAAAATGGGAAAAAATTGCTCATTTAAGAAAAGAAGTGAACAAAAAAATTGAAAGCTTGAGACAAGAAGGATTAATTGGGCACTCGCTTGATGCAAGAATTCTTTTAAATATCACAAATGATGATTATTCATTCTTAAAAGATTATACAGAAGATGAAGTTTCTGACTTATTTATCGTATCTCAAGTTAAATTTGTAAATGATAGTTTGGAAGAAAGTGAAATTAGTGGAATAGGCATTGCTGTGGAAAAAGCGTCTGGAGAAAAATGCGAAAGATGTTGGAAATATGGTGAAGAAATTGGACATGACCACAATTATTCGGATGTATGTCCAAGATGTGCAAAAGTTCTTGACGAATTGAAAGGTAAAAATTAATTTATGAATTATATAATGATAATATTGGGATTGACTTTATTTGACCAAGTTACAAAATATATAATTTATCGAGTTGCAGAAGGTCAAGCGGGTTTTTCAATCCCAATTATAAAAAATTTTTTTCATATTACTTATGTTGAAAATCACGGTATGATTTTTGGACTGGCACAGGGTAAAATAAATGTGGTTACGATATTTAGCGTACTTCTAATTATTTTCATAATTTTTAGCGAATACAAAAATTTTAAGAATTATTCAAAATGGACAAAAGTCGGAATTTCAATTATAGCAGCTGGAGCATTGGGAAATATGATTGACAGAATTGCCAGAAATTTTGTCATAGATATGATAGATTTTCGTGGAATCTGGAATTTTGTGTTCAACGTTGCAGATATGTATGTTCATATTGGTATTTATATTATTGCGATTGATTATTTAGTGAGAAAATATAAAATAAAAAGAGGTAAATAGCGTGATTTTTGCTGCTGTTTATGGATTTTCTCTTATTTTTCTTGTAGCATTAATATTTGTTGTATTTTTGACTATTATTTATTTTTCTAAAAATAAGGTATTGGCAGAACTAATTATTTGCGGATTTATATTGGTTTTTACTATTAATTTTTTCTATATCTGGTTTCCAATTAAAAAAAATACAGAATTGAAAATAGGAAATTATTTACTTGCAACCGATTATAATGCGGCTGTTCCTGAAGTAAGTTTTTCTTTAGGAAATAAGGGATATTTAAAAAAATTAAATAAAATAAAAGATAACTGGATTGGCTATATTTATGATTTTGATGAAGCAATATCTAAATTTTTAGATGAAGAAAAAATTGGAAAAGAAAAAATAGAATACAATAAGAATTCAGGTTATTTTATAATAAATTCGCAAAATCAGCTGTTTCATTTGACAGAAGAACAGGCAAAAGAAAAACTGAAAGTAAAAAATCTTAATCTGAAAAATCCAGAAAAAATTATAAGAAAATATGGAGAAAAAAAAGAAAAATCAACATTTTATAAAATAATTGATGATTATTTTATACCATTTTCAGATAAGGGAATTGGTATAATAGGTTATGAAGTAATCAAATACTTCGCTATTTTAATATTAATTTTAAGAATAATATATTTGAGAAAACTTTTAAAAAAAGAAATCAAGAGAAAGGATAGAGATAAATGACTTTTCAGGAAATTATATTAACTCTTCAAAAATTTTGGGGAGAAAAAGGGTGTATAATATCAAATCCGTATGATATTGAAACAGGTGCAGGAACATTTAATCCAGACACTTTTTTAATGTCATTAGGTCCTGAGCCTTGGAATGTTGCCTATGTTGAGCCATCACGTCGTCCAAAAGATGGAAGATACGGTGAAAATCCCAACAGAGTGTATCAGCATCATCAGTTTCAGGTAATTATGAAACCATCGCCAGAAAATATTCAGGAACTTTACTTAGAAAGCTTAGTGGCATTAGGAATTAATCCTAAGGAACACGACATAAGATTTGTGGAAGATAACTGGGAAAGTCCTACACTAGGAGCTTGGGGGCTTGGATGGGAAGTATGGTTAGACGGAATGGAAGTAACTCAATTTACTTATTTCCAACAAGTTGGAGGGTTAGAAGTTGAAATTGTTCCATCAGAATTAACTTATGGACTTGAAAGAATCGCACTTTATTTGCAAAATAAAGATGATGTAAAAGATTTAGAGTGGACAAAAGGTGTAAAATATGGAGAAAGAAGATTCCAATTCGAGTACGAAATGTCGAAATACAGCTTTGAAGTAGCCGATGTGCCAATGCACTTCCAATTATTCGATATGTATGAAAAAGAAGCATTAAATTGCTTGAATCACAACTTGGTATTACCAGCTTACGACTATGTATTAAAATGTTCACACACATTTAACAATCTTGATGCAAGAGGTGCAATCAGTACAACAGAAAGAATGTCTTATATCTTAAGAGTAAGAGATTTAGCCAAAAAATGTGCCGAACAATTTGTGGCAGCAAGAAAAGAATTGGGATATCCATTGTTGAAAAAATAAGAAATATAAAAGGGGGCTTTTCAAAAGATTTTGAGAAGGAAGGAGTGTGTAATGAAACTAACAATTAACAATATCGGGAAATTAAAAAATGCTGAAGTTGTAATTGATGGAATAACGGTTATCACTGGTGAAAATGATACTGGGAAAAGTACGGTTGGGAAAGTTTTGTGGAGTGTTTTTAATGGATTTTATGAAATTGATGAGAAAGTTTATAATGAAAAAGTTTCTGAATTGGAAAAAATTGTAGATAAACTTATGAAAGCAAATGGTTATAATAAAATTGCTGATAATTTTAAAGACTTTTTTGGAATTTTTGATAGAACTGAAGCAAAAATTGCTATTGAACTTTTAAAAAATAATAAAAATTATTCAGAAGATGAGATAAAAATTATAATTAATAATTATAAAAAAGATCTAAAAATTGAAAATATTTCAAATTTTGTTCAAGAAATAAATGAAACTTTAAAAATTTCAGACAAAGAAATCATAAAAGTTATTGTTTCACGAATTATGAATAAAGAATTTCATAATCAAATTAATGCCATTTTTTCTAGAGAAAAAATGAATATTGGAGAAATAAGTCTTAAAATAAAAGATAAAGAAATAGATTTAAAAATTGAAAATAATGAAATTTCAGATGTTCAAAATTATTTTTTAATAAATAAAGAAACAATGTATATTGATAATCCATTTATTTTGGATAGTTATGATTTCGAGGATGAAAATCACCAGACACATTTAGCAACCAATGTTTTTTCAGAAAACGAAAATAGTGTTATTTCTGAAATAAAAGTGAAGAAAAAATTGAATAATATTTACCAAAAATTAAACAGTGTTTTGAGTGGAGAGATTTTGGAAAATAAAAATTTTAAATTTGTTTACAGAAAAAATGGTGAAGATATTGACTTAAAAAATTTATCTACAGGGCTTAAAACTTTTGCAATTATAAAAATGTTATTGCAAAATGGAACTTTGGAAGAAAATGGAACAATAATTCTTGATGAGCCAGAAATTCATTTACATCCAGAATGGCAACTAAAATTTGCTGAATTGATAGTTTTATTGCAAAGAGAGTTTGGAATGCATATTTTATTGACAACACATAGTCCGTATTTTTTAAATGCAATTGAAGTTTTTTCGGAACGACATAAAATTGATGATAAATGTAAATATTATGTGGCTGAAAATGAAGGAAATAGCAGTATTATAAAAGATGTAACAGGAAATACAAGAGAAATTTATAGAAAATTAGCAAGACCAATTCAGGATTTAGAAAATATTAGATATAGCAGTGATTTAGATGAGTAAAAAAATTAATTTGAAAATATATAATACTTCTACATTAAAGCAAACTTCAAAAGATGATAACAATGAAGAATATATGACAGAAAGTCAAATTAAAGTAATTAATTTTGATAGTGTTGGAGGAGATAAGTACACTAGAAATAATAATTTGAGCATTCAGCTGAAAACAAATGATGTTTTATTTTTACATAGCGATAGAAGATATACTTTTATTGAATTTAAAAATGGGAAATTACTTGATAAGTCTAATAGAATTGATATAAAAAAATTAAAGGATATAGAGTTAAAGATTCTTAATAGTATGTTTGTTTTAGGAGATATTGAGAAAAAATCTTTAAATACTTTAAAAGAAATTACAAATTATATTTTAGTCTACAATGAAGAAAAAAATTCACCAAATGAAAAGAATTCCATTTCAGAGATTGGAAATTATTTTATAAATCAGGGAAGTAGTTTATCAGTTGGAGAAAATACTTTTGGTAAAGATGAAATCATTTGTTTTGGACTTGAAAAATTCAAAGGTTATTGCTTCAAAAATGTACACACCTACTCAAAAGAGGAATTTGAGGAAAAATTTGTAAGAAAATATGAGAAATTAAAATAAAAAATAAAGTCTTTTTTGCTTCTTTTTGTGGCGAAAATTTATAGGAAATAAAAAAATAAAAAGAAGAGTGAAAATACCGAAAGGAGTGAAAAAATTGAATTTTCTTTTTGAAATAGGATTAGAAGAATTGCCTTCGAGATATGTAGACGAGGCTGAAAGTAATTTGAAAAAAATTGCGGAAAAAGAGTTAAAAGAAGAAAGAATTGCATTTTCAGGAATAGAATCTTTTAGTACGCCGAGAAGAGTGGCGATTATTGTTAAAGATATTGCTGAAAAACAAGCGGATTTGGATAAAAAAAGTGTTGGACCTTCAGTGGAAATCGCTTATAAAGATGGAGCATTGACAAAAGCTGGAGAAGGATTTATAAAATCACAAGGAGCGACACCTGATGATGTAAAAATTATCGAAAATGAAAAAGGAAAATATATTTCAATTGAAAAATTTATTGCTGGAAAACCTACAAAAGAAGTGTTGCCAGAAATATTGTCAAATGTTATTAAAAAAATCGAGTTTGAAAAATCAATGAAATGGTCAGACAGAACATTTAGATTTGCAAGACCGATAAAATGGTTTGTGACTTTGCTTGGAACAGAAGTATTGCCTTTTGAGTTTGAAGGATTAAAAGGTGGAAAGAAAACTCGTGGGATGAGATATTTTGCACCGCAAGATGTGGAAATTTCAAATCCCGACGAATATGTTTCAAAATTGAGAAAAAATAGTGTAATTGCTAGAAAAGCTGAAAGAAAAGCGGAAATTTTGAAAAGTATAAAAGAAAATTGTGAAAATGATGGTGATGTTGCGATTATTAATAATTATTTATTGGAAGAAGTTGTGAATTTGGTGGAATATCCTTTTGCGATAAAAGGTGAGTTTAATGCTGATTATTTGGACCTTCCAGAAGATATTATCACGATAACTATGGAAACACATCAAAGATATTTTCCAGTGAAAGATGCAAATGGAAGATTGACAAATAAATTTATTGTAATCAGAAATGCACCTGAATATTCAGAAGTTGTGAAAAAAGGTAATGAAAAAGTTATTGAGCCAAGACTTGCTGATGCGAAATTCTTCTTTGATGAAGATTTAAAAGGTAAATTTGCCGATAATGTGGAAAAATTGAAAGAAGTTACGTTCCAAAAAGATATGGGAACAATTTACGAAAAAATACAAAGAAGTAAAAAAATCGCTGAATATTTGGCAGATGAATTGGGATATGGAGCGAAAAAGAAAAATATCTTAAGAACAGTGGAACTTTCAAAAGCAGACTTGGTTTCAAACGTAATTGCAGAAAAAGAATTTACAAAATTGCAAGGATTTATGGGATCAGTTTATGCTGAAAAACAAGGTGAAGATAAAGAAGTGGCACTTGGAATTTTTGAACATTACTTGCCAAGATACCAAAACGATATTTTACCAACAACTATTGAAGGAGCATTAGCTGGAATTGCTGATAAAATCGATACTGTAGTAGGTTGTTATTCGGTAGGTTTAAAACCAACAAGTTCAAAAGATCCTTATGC harbors:
- the glyQ gene encoding glycine--tRNA ligase subunit alpha yields the protein MTFQEIILTLQKFWGEKGCIISNPYDIETGAGTFNPDTFLMSLGPEPWNVAYVEPSRRPKDGRYGENPNRVYQHHQFQVIMKPSPENIQELYLESLVALGINPKEHDIRFVEDNWESPTLGAWGLGWEVWLDGMEVTQFTYFQQVGGLEVEIVPSELTYGLERIALYLQNKDDVKDLEWTKGVKYGERRFQFEYEMSKYSFEVADVPMHFQLFDMYEKEALNCLNHNLVLPAYDYVLKCSHTFNNLDARGAISTTERMSYILRVRDLAKKCAEQFVAARKELGYPLLKK
- a CDS encoding AAA family ATPase; amino-acid sequence: MKLTINNIGKLKNAEVVIDGITVITGENDTGKSTVGKVLWSVFNGFYEIDEKVYNEKVSELEKIVDKLMKANGYNKIADNFKDFFGIFDRTEAKIAIELLKNNKNYSEDEIKIIINNYKKDLKIENISNFVQEINETLKISDKEIIKVIVSRIMNKEFHNQINAIFSREKMNIGEISLKIKDKEIDLKIENNEISDVQNYFLINKETMYIDNPFILDSYDFEDENHQTHLATNVFSENENSVISEIKVKKKLNNIYQKLNSVLSGEILENKNFKFVYRKNGEDIDLKNLSTGLKTFAIIKMLLQNGTLEENGTIILDEPEIHLHPEWQLKFAELIVLLQREFGMHILLTTHSPYFLNAIEVFSERHKIDDKCKYYVAENEGNSSIIKDVTGNTREIYRKLARPIQDLENIRYSSDLDE
- the glyS gene encoding glycine--tRNA ligase subunit beta yields the protein MNFLFEIGLEELPSRYVDEAESNLKKIAEKELKEERIAFSGIESFSTPRRVAIIVKDIAEKQADLDKKSVGPSVEIAYKDGALTKAGEGFIKSQGATPDDVKIIENEKGKYISIEKFIAGKPTKEVLPEILSNVIKKIEFEKSMKWSDRTFRFARPIKWFVTLLGTEVLPFEFEGLKGGKKTRGMRYFAPQDVEISNPDEYVSKLRKNSVIARKAERKAEILKSIKENCENDGDVAIINNYLLEEVVNLVEYPFAIKGEFNADYLDLPEDIITITMETHQRYFPVKDANGRLTNKFIVIRNAPEYSEVVKKGNEKVIEPRLADAKFFFDEDLKGKFADNVEKLKEVTFQKDMGTIYEKIQRSKKIAEYLADELGYGAKKKNILRTVELSKADLVSNVIAEKEFTKLQGFMGSVYAEKQGEDKEVALGIFEHYLPRYQNDILPTTIEGALAGIADKIDTVVGCYSVGLKPTSSKDPYALRRAVQGIVQVALDSKLELNYEKLVEKAYEIFAADKKVLDKNVVKNVVELFKQRLSNVLGEKYSKDLISYEINLENNIVKLNDRLSVLLELSKTENFETLINLLKRVKNIVKDNKDEIKISENLFEKNEEKAIFNLGNKLELLENKEFANYIQVLLNNANVINNYFDNVIINTDDETIKNNRVSTLKKLEKSIDKMINI
- the lspA gene encoding signal peptidase II; the protein is MNYIMIILGLTLFDQVTKYIIYRVAEGQAGFSIPIIKNFFHITYVENHGMIFGLAQGKINVVTIFSVLLIIFIIFSEYKNFKNYSKWTKVGISIIAAGALGNMIDRIARNFVIDMIDFRGIWNFVFNVADMYVHIGIYIIAIDYLVRKYKIKRGK